The sequence CTTCGCCGGGAATTGTGCTCTTTGCCAAGAGATCTCCGGCTATATCGCCGCTTGTAATATGCAAAATTCGTTTCATCTGGGTATGCTATTTGCTGCAATCGCCTTTCGTTGCCATTTCCAGTTCACTTACAGCTTTTTTGCCTTCTTCTTCATCAACAAGCTCTAATCCAGCCCCCCCAACGAATACGCCCAGCTTAATATATTGACGAATAAAATAAAGCATACCACTTTTGACTTTTATTATAAGGTCGTTCGGGGAAAATTCAGATTCTGTAGAAATCTTATGCTCTTTATCACCTTCGACTTCTTCATAGAAAAACATATACGGTGCAGTTTGGCCAATACAGTTCCCATCAACCCATATATCTTTCTTTAAAGCAGTGCCAATTCCACCGGAGCGATATATGTACAATCCCGCATTTCCATCTGATGGTGGATTAAATTTATGAGCTTCATTCGTTAATTTAACATCTTCCATCGGAACAGAGGCGCATCCAGCAAATAAAACAGTAGACACCAAAGCGATCAATACAATTCCTCTAAGCACTTTCTCCTCCTTTTGCCGATCTAAAACGGCATAAGCGATTCTTTCGGTTTGTGAGAACGGTATAATGTCATCGGCAGATTCATGTACCAAATCTTTGAATGATTCGTTCCCATCTCGTAAATGCGTGCATTGCATGAAATCTTATACCTTGCATGGCCTAGTATTTCATGGAGAACCGTGACACTGGCAAATTCACTACTTAACCCAAGACTAACTTTTATTCAACCCCATAGCATCATTTAAGACGGGTGTCTATCGGAAAACCCCTTAATTTTTTATGAGTTGAAAATTTATGTTCTACGTTCGCCAGATCAACAGACTTTCACGCATCGGCATGGGCCCCAGACAGAACCGTTTTATCTCATCCTGCTCGGCCCAGTCGCGTTTTATTTTCAGATTAGGTGACCGGCCGTCCACGTCATTGATCACCCGGGCCATCCCCTTCATGCCGCGGATGGATTGCCTGCGGTAGGAATCAAAACAGTATATCCACTCTTCATCCATGGCCGTTACCATAAGATAGTGTTCATCCCGGGGGGTCAAAAGAATATTGCACAGCACCACCCCGCCCTCTGACAGGCAGGATTCTATCTGCCCGCCCGGTTCCAGGGAGACCTGCTCTTTTTCCAGAAACTGCGTGGCAACGGAAAACGCCTTTATCCGGTAGGAATTTAGCCAGTTGCCAACCAGACGTACGGCATATTTGCTGGTGCCGCCGACACCAAACCGGGAGTCTCGCCCCACCGTATCGAGACAATAAAGGTAAATATGCCGGATAACCATGGGGGGAATTTCCTTGCGTTGAAATAAAAAAGAGATAGCATTGGTAATGGCTGTGGGCACACAATCATACTCAGAAATCTGGTAGTGAAACGGCGAATACATGAGTACTTATCCTTTAATTTTAAACTCTGCTTTATCCAGTCCCAGTTTTTTCATTTTGGCATACAGCCCCCTGGGATGAATGCCTGCAATTTCAGCGGTTTCTCCGATTTTTCCATGGGTTTTCTTCAGCACCATGGCCAGATACAGCGCCTCCACCTGATCACATACAGCTTCTCGGACCTGGGGCAGGGTCATGGTTGCCCATTCCCTGGGCAGACAAAGTGCTGACTCGCCATCGCCGGTCTGGGTGGGTTTAGCATCATGGAAAACCGACGGCAGCTCTTCCAAAGTAATCATATCCGACTTGCACAGCAGGACCGCCCGCTCAATAACATTCATCAACTCCCGGATATTGCCCGGCCAGTGGTAATTGCACAAAGCCTCCATGGCCGGTTGGGAAAATCGTTTAAGATTCCTGCCGAATTTCTGCTGGTTCATGGTCAAAAAATGATTGGTCAGTGAAGGGATATCCTCTTTACGCTTTCTCAAAGGAGGCAGCGTCAATGAAATCACCCCAAGCCGGTAATAAAGATCTTTCCGGAAGGTTCCTTTTTCAACCTCCTCTTCAAGATCTTTGTTGGTGGCCGCAATCACCCGGACATCAACCCAAACCGGTTTTTCACCACCCACCGGCGTAAATTCGAGCTCCTGCAGTACCCGTAGCAGCTTGGTCTGCATCTGCAGTGGCATCTCACCGATTTCATCCAAAAAAATCGTGCCGCCATGGGCAAGCTCAAATGCGCCCCGCCGGGAGCGAACGGCGCCGGTAAACGCCCCCTGCTCATGCCCGAACAGCTCACTTTCCATCAACTGTTCGGGAATGGCGGCCATATTGATGGCGATGAAAGGCCCTGTGGATCTGTGGCTGTCCGCATGGATGGCCTTGGACAGATGTTCTTTGCCCACACCTGTTTCACCCAGGAGCAGTATGGTGGCATCACTGGACACCACCTGGCGTGTTTCATCCAAAAACACCTGCATGTCCCGGCTGTTGGAGGTAAAATCGTTAAGCCGGGGCAGAAAACGCCCCCGGCGGTCAAACCGCTCCGCATAATAAAACTGACGGCGGGATTCCAGCGTTGTTTCAAGGGCTTCTAAAAGGCTGTCCATTGGAATACCCGAATAAAGCACCACATCAACGCCCGAGGCCAGAAGATTGGCATGCTCTTCCGATGACTCCCGATTGTGCAGCACAATGGTCATGGGTGCTTCAGGAAGATCATTGAGCAGGGAAATACTTGATTCAACAGGTTTGGGTATTGCAGGACTGCTGACAATGAACACGTCTGCGCAGCTTCTGGCAAGTGCCTGCCAGGAGAGGGTACTGGGTTTAAAAAACTGAACCTGAACATCCTGCTCCGCCAGCCTGTTGGCAAGCTCGGTACGTATTTTTGTCTCTTTAATGGCGCACGCCAGTCGAATCAACATAAAAATCGCATTTCATTTCCGGTATAAATTTACTGTTTATAATCACGTATCGAAGTATATAGAAATAAAATATAACAAGCAATATCCTTTTAAAATAGAGATTATTTCTTTGTTCGCCACAATTCCCACATCAAAAATCGGATAAAAATTACCAATTTACAAACAAACGCCAAACCATTTACTTTTTCAGTAATATTTTTCTGAAAATCACAACACGCGACACACATACACAAGGCTAAAACCTTGAAATAATTTATATTATTTTTTTATTCTTAAATGGCACGCAGGTTGCTATATGTATGCTGGAATTTAATCCCCCACCCGGCCAAAACGGCCGGGCAAAAACCAAAGAGGAAAGGAAGTCATGAGCAGGGAAAAGATCAGCCGGAATAAAAGCAAGAGCCCAAGATTCAAAGAAAGCTACGACGAAGATTATGATTGGGAAGACAAGCAGGAAGACCGGAAACGCAGAAAAAAAATGAACAAAAGACCTAAACGACCGACCGACAGCAGGGAAAAATGGTAGGCTGCGCCGCCGACTTAAAGGAAAAAAAATGACTACCCCAAAAAAAATTAAAATATACATCAACGCATACGACTACAATTATCAAACGGCCTGGAACTACTTTGGCGGGAAGCTCTCCCGGATCAGCAGAACTTTCAGACATTAGGTGAATCTCAATGAAATCCATTATTATTACAGATCCGGAACACTGCCGGCAGGCCTGGGAAAAATACTGGCCGGTCCAGGATATATTTGATCTTTGGGCTGTCAGACAATGTTTTAACGCTTCATTCAAAAGACCTTTAAGTTTTCATCTTATCGAAGATAAAGGACAGATTGTAGGATTTCTGCCGCTAAGCCTGGTTGAAGAGACCGGTGAATACGTTTTCTTTCCCGGCGAAACCTGGAAAGGCAAAACCTGGCTGGAACAAAACCGGATTCTTGCACAGTCTCCGGAAGTATTCCAGGCATTGTGCGAATCAGTTCCCGGGCCATTAAATTTGAGGTATATGCGTTTCAATCCGCTGTTCGATAAAATAGAGCAAGCCGGCCCCGATGAGACAGGATATCTTTTCTACCCCCGGATGCACGATTTTTCCATGGACAATTTCTGGCTGGCATTCCCTGGAAAAACCAGAAAAAAACTCAAGGCGGATGTAAAAAAAATTGAAGAGCGGCAACTCACCTGGCGCTACAACCATCAACCGGACGTGACCGAACTGTTCCGCTTAAACATGGCGGCATTCACATCTGATTCTTACTTCAGCGATGCGCGGTTTTACCGCTCTTTTGAACAATTTGCAGCATATCTGCGGGACATGGGCATGCTCAGAATCACCACGGCTATTGTGGAAGGAAAAATTGCAGCCGTGGATATGGGTGCTGTTTTCAACAACACTTACACGGTTGTGGCCGGGGGTACCCATCCGGATTTTATCGGTATTGCCAAGGTGATCAACCTGCACCACCTGGAATGGGCCTGCCACAACCGATTGGAAGCCGTAGATTTTCTATGCGGCAGTTTTAATTGGAAAGAACGGTTTCGTTTAAGCCCCAGACCATCATACGAAATTCACACCCAGCCAAACGCAGCTGTACATCATGGGAGCCATTATGGGCGCAAAGCAGTCTAAACCTGAAAATAATCGAGTGCTGGTGGTGGGCACCACATCCGACTACATTGAATGGATCAGAACGGTCCGCCCCGGACAGGTCCTTTTTTTGACAGCGCCCAAGGTTCGTGAAAATGCCACAGAGCCTCGTCCGGAAAACGGAGAGGAAATTTTATGCCCTATCAACGAGATTGATGCTGCAATGCAGGCATTAGACCGCCACAAAAAAACCTTCGGGACAGTCCTTTCCGGCATTGCCTGCTTTGACTGCGAATCCATGGAGGCCGCATCCATTCTGGCAAAAAAAATAAACCTGCCCTACCCCGATATTGAGGCGATCAAAAACAGCAGAGATAAATTCATCTCAAAACAGTTGTGGGAAAAAAATCAGATTCCTTGCCCTCGTACCTTCCCGGTCAACACTGAAACTGAGATATTAAATTTTCTGAACCAGGTACCGGCAGGCATTGTGCTAAAACCTTTTTGCGGTTCAGGCAGTGAACTTGTATTCAAATGCACAACACGAAAAGAGTGCAACACCGCGTTCAAGGCGGCGTCAGAGGGACTTGCTGAACGATCCGGCAATCCGTTATTTAAGCCTACGGATATTGGTTCCTTCCAGATGCTGGCCGAGGAATGGGTGGCCGGCCCTGAATTTTCCTGTGATTTTCTCATGGAAAAAGACCGGGCCGTTATCCTGCGCAAAACCCGCAAAATAAAAGTGGACAGCCGACCCTTCGGCACCATTTCCGGATATGCAATCTGCCCGGAAAATAATGATAATGGGAAAATGCCAGACAATGACATTCTGGCAACTCTGTTTTACAGAGCCGCCAGGGCACTGGGAATTAAAACCGGCGTATGCATGGTGGACTTTATCCTGCGAAATAGGGAAGCTGTACTCATAGAAATGACGCCGAGGCCCGGTGGAGACTGTCTCCCCTTCCTGCTCAAGGAAGCAGGCAACATCGACATTCTCGGCTTAACTTTGGATGCCGCCCAGGGTTTTGCCTGGAAAAATGAGAAAAAAGGGCCATACCGCTCCCTGGTGGCGTTCCGCATCCATGCCCGGAAAAACGGCGTGTTAAAACGCATTAAAACGGATGCCGTGGAAAACGACAGCCGGGTAAAAAAAATACACCTGATTCACCCGCCGGGACACAAGATAACCATGCCGCCCCAAGACTACGATTCTTGGCTTTTAGGGCACATGATCATAGAACCGCACCGGCACAAATTTTTTGAAACCGAGTGTCTATTACTTGCCAAACGTATCGACATT is a genomic window of uncultured Desulfobacter sp. containing:
- a CDS encoding DUF2846 domain-containing protein, whose product is MQCTHLRDGNESFKDLVHESADDIIPFSQTERIAYAVLDRQKEEKVLRGIVLIALVSTVLFAGCASVPMEDVKLTNEAHKFNPPSDGNAGLYIYRSGGIGTALKKDIWVDGNCIGQTAPYMFFYEEVEGDKEHKISTESEFSPNDLIIKVKSGMLYFIRQYIKLGVFVGGAGLELVDEEEGKKAVSELEMATKGDCSK
- a CDS encoding sigma-54 dependent transcriptional regulator; its protein translation is MLIRLACAIKETKIRTELANRLAEQDVQVQFFKPSTLSWQALARSCADVFIVSSPAIPKPVESSISLLNDLPEAPMTIVLHNRESSEEHANLLASGVDVVLYSGIPMDSLLEALETTLESRRQFYYAERFDRRGRFLPRLNDFTSNSRDMQVFLDETRQVVSSDATILLLGETGVGKEHLSKAIHADSHRSTGPFIAINMAAIPEQLMESELFGHEQGAFTGAVRSRRGAFELAHGGTIFLDEIGEMPLQMQTKLLRVLQELEFTPVGGEKPVWVDVRVIAATNKDLEEEVEKGTFRKDLYYRLGVISLTLPPLRKRKEDIPSLTNHFLTMNQQKFGRNLKRFSQPAMEALCNYHWPGNIRELMNVIERAVLLCKSDMITLEELPSVFHDAKPTQTGDGESALCLPREWATMTLPQVREAVCDQVEALYLAMVLKKTHGKIGETAEIAGIHPRGLYAKMKKLGLDKAEFKIKG
- a CDS encoding GNAT family N-acetyltransferase → MKSIIITDPEHCRQAWEKYWPVQDIFDLWAVRQCFNASFKRPLSFHLIEDKGQIVGFLPLSLVEETGEYVFFPGETWKGKTWLEQNRILAQSPEVFQALCESVPGPLNLRYMRFNPLFDKIEQAGPDETGYLFYPRMHDFSMDNFWLAFPGKTRKKLKADVKKIEERQLTWRYNHQPDVTELFRLNMAAFTSDSYFSDARFYRSFEQFAAYLRDMGMLRITTAIVEGKIAAVDMGAVFNNTYTVVAGGTHPDFIGIAKVINLHHLEWACHNRLEAVDFLCGSFNWKERFRLSPRPSYEIHTQPNAAVHHGSHYGRKAV
- a CDS encoding ATP-grasp domain-containing protein — encoded protein: MGAKQSKPENNRVLVVGTTSDYIEWIRTVRPGQVLFLTAPKVRENATEPRPENGEEILCPINEIDAAMQALDRHKKTFGTVLSGIACFDCESMEAASILAKKINLPYPDIEAIKNSRDKFISKQLWEKNQIPCPRTFPVNTETEILNFLNQVPAGIVLKPFCGSGSELVFKCTTRKECNTAFKAASEGLAERSGNPLFKPTDIGSFQMLAEEWVAGPEFSCDFLMEKDRAVILRKTRKIKVDSRPFGTISGYAICPENNDNGKMPDNDILATLFYRAARALGIKTGVCMVDFILRNREAVLIEMTPRPGGDCLPFLLKEAGNIDILGLTLDAAQGFAWKNEKKGPYRSLVAFRIHARKNGVLKRIKTDAVENDSRVKKIHLIHPPGHKITMPPQDYDSWLLGHMIIEPHRHKFFETECLLLAKRIDIEMD